A genomic segment from Geitlerinema sp. PCC 7407 encodes:
- a CDS encoding class I SAM-dependent methyltransferase, with translation MATILRDLSYRYQWLYDAIARLSALSVGGEARFRQLALQGLPLQEDTQVLDLCCGSGQTTQFLVQRSRHVTGLDASPRSLQRAQRNVPQAAYVQAFAEKMPFPEAQFDLVHTSAALHEMAPDQLRQIVAEVYRVLKPGGYFALIDLHQPTNPVFWPGVAAFLWLFETETAWQLLATDLAQVLEQAGFRVSGRSLHAGGSLQVLQAQKPA, from the coding sequence GTGGCGACGATTTTACGGGATTTGAGCTATCGCTATCAGTGGCTCTATGACGCGATCGCGCGCCTGTCGGCTCTGAGCGTGGGCGGAGAGGCGCGCTTTCGGCAGCTCGCGCTGCAAGGGCTGCCCTTGCAGGAAGACACTCAGGTGTTGGATCTGTGCTGCGGCAGTGGTCAAACGACGCAGTTTCTGGTCCAGCGATCGCGCCACGTGACCGGACTGGACGCCTCGCCGCGATCGCTCCAGCGAGCCCAGCGCAACGTCCCCCAGGCCGCCTATGTCCAGGCCTTCGCCGAAAAAATGCCCTTCCCGGAGGCGCAGTTTGACCTGGTGCACACCAGCGCCGCCCTCCACGAGATGGCCCCGGACCAGCTGCGGCAGATTGTGGCGGAGGTCTACCGAGTGCTCAAGCCCGGTGGTTACTTTGCCCTAATTGACCTGCACCAGCCGACAAATCCCGTTTTCTGGCCCGGCGTGGCGGCTTTTCTGTGGCTCTTTGAGACAGAGACTGCATGGCAACTGCTGGCCACGGACCTGGCCCAGGTGCTAGAGCAGGCGGGCTTTCGAGTCAGCGGGCGATCGCTCCACGCGGGCGGCAGCCTGCAAGTCCTCCAGGCCCAAAAACCGGCCTAG
- a CDS encoding adenosine-specific kinase, translated as MELKVVPVEIPEGCNVILGHSHFIKTVEDLHEILVGISGQVKFGLAFCEASGPCLIRVSGNDDGLQQAAVGNAQAIAAGHSFVILLREAFPVNFLNAIKQCSEVCTIYCATANPVQAIVAETEQGRGILGVIDGFSPKGVEGPAEQQVRRDFLRQIGYKL; from the coding sequence ATGGAGCTCAAGGTTGTTCCGGTTGAGATTCCGGAGGGCTGCAACGTCATCCTCGGCCACAGCCACTTCATCAAGACGGTGGAGGATTTGCACGAGATCTTGGTCGGAATTTCGGGGCAGGTAAAGTTTGGGCTGGCCTTTTGTGAGGCGTCTGGGCCGTGCTTGATTCGGGTGTCGGGCAATGACGACGGGCTGCAGCAGGCCGCAGTGGGCAATGCCCAGGCGATCGCGGCGGGCCACAGCTTTGTGATCTTGCTGCGCGAGGCCTTCCCGGTGAATTTCCTCAATGCCATCAAGCAGTGCTCGGAAGTCTGCACGATTTATTGCGCGACGGCCAATCCGGTGCAGGCGATCGTGGCGGAAACGGAGCAGGGGCGCGGTATTCTGGGGGTCATCGATGGCTTCTCGCCCAAAGGGGTGGAGGGGCCGGCGGAGCAGCAGGTGCGCCGGGATTTCTTGCGCCAGATTGGCTACAAGCTTTAG
- a CDS encoding NAD(+) kinase codes for MNLDQVIVAYKAGDSLSRRSAERCTQELEALGCKVLLGPSGPKDNPYPVFLASTSKRIDLAVVLGGDGTALAAARHLSEDEVPILAVNVGGHLGFLTEPADLFQDTEQVWQRLLEDRFAVQRRMMLQARLYEGDRSNQEPVSDRYLCLNEMCVKPASVDRMPTSILEMEVDGEVVDQYQGDGLIVATPTGSTCYTASANGPIMHPGMEAIAVTPICPLSLSSRPIILPAGSVVSVWPLADPDLSTKLWMDGVLATAIWPGQRVDIRMANCQAQFIILRENYSYYGTLREKLLWAGARIRYNNNHRLN; via the coding sequence GTGAATTTAGATCAGGTCATCGTTGCATACAAGGCGGGAGATAGCTTGAGCCGCCGGAGTGCTGAGCGCTGTACCCAAGAGCTAGAAGCTCTTGGGTGTAAAGTGCTGCTCGGCCCGAGTGGCCCTAAGGACAACCCCTACCCCGTCTTTTTGGCGTCTACCAGCAAGAGGATTGACTTGGCGGTGGTGCTGGGGGGCGACGGGACGGCGCTGGCGGCAGCGCGGCACCTGTCGGAGGATGAGGTGCCGATTTTGGCAGTGAATGTGGGCGGCCACTTGGGCTTTCTCACGGAGCCCGCGGATCTGTTTCAGGATACGGAGCAGGTGTGGCAGCGGCTGCTGGAGGATCGCTTTGCGGTGCAGCGGCGGATGATGCTGCAAGCGCGGCTCTATGAGGGCGATCGCAGTAACCAGGAGCCGGTGAGCGATCGCTACTTGTGCCTGAATGAAATGTGCGTCAAGCCTGCCTCGGTCGATCGGATGCCCACCTCGATTCTTGAGATGGAGGTGGACGGTGAGGTGGTGGATCAGTATCAGGGAGACGGACTGATCGTGGCCACGCCAACGGGCTCGACCTGCTACACAGCCTCAGCGAACGGGCCGATCATGCATCCCGGCATGGAGGCGATCGCCGTCACGCCCATCTGTCCCCTGAGCCTGTCGAGCCGCCCGATTATCCTGCCAGCGGGCTCGGTGGTGAGCGTTTGGCCCCTGGCAGACCCCGATCTGAGCACCAAGCTGTGGATGGACGGAGTGCTAGCAACGGCGATTTGGCCCGGCCAGCGCGTGGACATCCGCATGGCCAACTGTCAGGCCCAGTTCATTATTTTGCGAGAAAACTATTCCTACTACGGGACGCTGCGCGAAAAGCTGCTGTGGGCCGGGGCGCGCATCCGCTACAACAACAACCACCGCCTCAACTAG